The Dreissena polymorpha isolate Duluth1 chromosome 10, UMN_Dpol_1.0, whole genome shotgun sequence genome includes a region encoding these proteins:
- the LOC127848624 gene encoding uncharacterized protein LOC127848624, protein MEKRFETKEAQNWLNCMIATYTTRDVIAQLAKLGFKAFYTDIRQDMLAKHGILQTTTCSSCIDPSKQCRLCSEIGHRIWNYHRFKRTHLKGPSWSNTDMTKWCSDSWELAKCYMPPTGYKNKPSADKTDFNGLIGALINCTWMQNYFTDDLSQNTNFCMKAREEVNALRHIHDTNIDEGEMISLFDCLFNLLNDPAYLNSFKPAVKARTYLTQLQNDKLLLSDTLTKCYEDLKEEFRGDLIRFYTTTKNTVSVSPLRQGHDKPIWDIFVSPKLSHIKLQKDGSRKKTENAIKQYRNIFFKDEKLCSCVFIQGEPGIGKTTFLTKLALDWCDAVSEHNSIHKASFSDIDTLNGFEFLFHISLRDALVVKQREVVEMIKTQIIDAIYTGDKREVVFQLVHTILARDTCLVSMDGLNEWVDPFHKYVSPLMANCFTKCVSLITTRPWKMSDERIKDSEIKRLIEIEGITDPRELTENILISFNSVNQKSQTEFMEYVNERQLMQLLILPWYQTMLISLWMNNSDFKGSLCEINCILLDLSFKKGNAKEGYFRKGTCFPCLSNTSFIEPHCEILDALANAAFHFTFSSQKSLVFSKRELLDFMSKEQLQFCLDAGLLTVMFKSDVLLNSPQMSFVHETVQEFLAAYYIAISKADVIENLLSKHKLNVLEMSQIIIYMCGLDCKIANEQINRLIDGDFFNDMNHALSRYIRHFQIEKLAAFKTDYKSIENIGKFSNDERDFDSRMLAVSFLFQRMMITGFSEAKASSQKDICLKCRDFIFNEYLNEPQSNALRALMYNTSNVRTLILESNLLQISEILIVLQQSRDCLERVKARVTPDIYKAFYNLNLKELHFIGRINVSSISDVLTSLSTLTYLYIEDSICNEKITIPATLRFLDLTKISFTVVFLRRLLEQLSLLKHNFQLEMCDVNVTDFKKHILQSELLLIDMSNIDINVKQGNNDLYGLLSCTPIDNMYLMTSDDAALASDILPTFSALKTFYLRGTFMGRCDFKNAFIIELYPSCER, encoded by the exons atgGAAAAAAGGTTTGAGACGAAAGAGGCCCAAAACTGGCTTAACTGTATGATTGCAACATATACGACCAGGGACGTAATTGCACAATTAGCCAAACTCGGATTTAAAGCATTTTACACGGATATACGACAGGATATGCTTGCAAAACACGGTATACTTCAAACAACTACGTGTAGTTCGTGTATTGATCCCTCCAAACAGTGCCGCCTGTGTTCAGAAATAGGTCATCGCATTTGGAACTACCATCGTTTTAAACGAACACATTTGAAAGGCCCATCATGGAGCAATACGGACATGACAAAATGGTGCAGTGATTCATGGGAGTTAGCGAAGTGTTACATGCCTCCCACCGGTTACAAGAATAAACCAAGTGCTGACAAAACAGATTTCAACGGATTAATTGGTGCTTTAATCAACTGTACTTGGATGCAGAATTACTTTACAGATGATCTTAGCCAGAATACTAATTTCTGCATGAAG GCGCGAGAAGAAGTAAACGCACTACGACACATACATGACACAAACATAGATGAAGGGGAAATGATCAGCCTCTTCGATTGTCTTTTCAATCTCCTTAATGATCCTGCATACCTGAACAGCTTTAAACCAGCAGTGAAAGCAAGAACATACCTTACTCAG CTTCAGAACGATAAACTGCTATTGTCCGACACCTTGACAAAATGCTACGAAGACCTAAAGGAAG agtTTCGCGGAGATTTAATACGATTCTATACAACGACGAAAAATACTGTGTCTGTTTCACCACTACGTCAGGGTCATGACAAACCTATCTGGGATATCTTTGTGTCACCGAAATTAAGCCACATAAAACTACAAAAAGATGGTTCTCGAAAGAAAACGGAAaacgcaataaaacaatacagaaacatattttttaaagatgaaaAGCTGTGTAGTTGTGTGTTTATTCAAGGAGAGCCCGGTATAGGGAAAACAACGTTCCTTACTAAACTTGCTCTTGATTGGTGTGATGCAGTTTCTGAACACAATTCTATTCATAAGGCTTCATTTAGTGATATCGACACACTGAATGGGTTCGAGTTTCTCTTTCACATATCACTGAGAGATGCACTCGTCGTGAAACAACGTGAGGTGGTAGAGATGATTAAAACACAAATTATCGACGCCATTTACACTGGTGATAAACGCGAAGTTGTCTTTCAGCTGGTACACACAATCCTGGCACGGGATACTTGCCTCGTATCTATGGATGGGTTGAACGAGTGGGTTGATCCTTTTCATAAATATGTTTCGCCGTTAATGGCAAACTGTTTTACAAAGTGCGTTTCATTAATTACTACACGACCATGGAAAATGTCGGATGAGCGAATCAAGGATTCTGAAATTAAACGACTTATCGAAATTGAAGGGATAACTGACCCAAGGGAGCTAACGGAGAACATACTCATCAGTTTTAACTCTGTCAATCAAAAGTCACAGACTGAGTTCATGGAATACGTAAATGAACGTCAATTGATGCAGCTTCTTATTTTACCATGGTATCAGACAATGTTAATAAGCTTGTGGATGAACAATAGCGATTTTAAAGGTTCACTGTgtgaaataaattgtattctACTTGACCTTAGTTTTAAAAAAGGGAATGCAAAAGAAGGATATTTCAGAAAAGGAACTTGCTTTCCGTGCTTATCGAACACAAGCTTTATTGAACCGCATTGTGAGATTTTAGACGCGCTTGCTAATGCTGCATTTCATTTCACGTTTTCTTCACAAAAATCCCTAGTGTTTTCCAAACGGGAATTACTGGATTTTATGTCCAAAGAGCAACTACAATTCTGCCTCGATGCTGGCCTGTTGACGGTTATGTTTAAGTCAGATGTTTTGTTAAATAGTCCACAAATGTCATTTGTACATGAGACGGTCCAGGAATTCCTAGCTGCATATTATATAGCAATTTCAAAGGCGGATGTTATAGAAAATTTACTGAGCAAACATAAATTGAATGTGTTAGAAATGAGccagataattatatacatgtgcGGGCTTGATTGTAAGATAGCTAATGAACAAATAAACCGTCTGATTGACGGCGACTTCTTCAATGACATGAACCATGCACTAAGCaggtatatacgacattttcAAATTGAGAAATTAGCAGCatttaaaacagattataaaTCAATAGAAAACATTGGAAAATTTTCAAATGATGAGAGGGACTTCGATTCGCGTATGTTAGCTGTATCATTCTTATTCCAGCGCATGATGATTACAGGTTTCAGTGAGGCTAAAGCCAGCAGTCAGAAGGATATTTGTTTGAAGTGCAGGGACTTTATATTCAATGAATATCTCAACGAGCCTCAATCAAACGCATTACGTGCACTAATGTACAACACATCCAATGTCAGGACACTTATTTTAGAAagtaatttattgcaaataagcGAAATACTGATCGTCCTTCAACAGTCAAGGGATTGTCTTGAACGTGTAAAGGCCAGAGTTACTCCGGACATATATAAggcattttataatttaaacctGAAAGAGCTGCATTTTATCGGAAGAATCAACGTATCATCAATATCTGATGTTCTTACATCCCTGTCTACGTTAACGTATTTATACATAGAAGATTCAATCTGTAACGAAAAAATCACTATCCCTGCCACTTTAAGGTTTTTAGACTTGACGAAAATTAGCTTTACTGTCGTGTTTCTTCGAAGGTTACTAGaacaattatctttattaaaacacaattttcaattAGAAATGTGTGATGTGAATGTCACCGATTTCAAGAAACACATTCTTCAATCAGAACTATTACTTATTGACATGTCAAATATCGACATAAACGTGAAGCAGGGTAACAATGACCTATATGGTTTGCTGAGTTGTACACCTATCGATAACATGTATCTTATGACGTCTGACGATGCTGCATTAGCATCAGATATTTTACCCACATTCAGtgcattaaaaacattttatttacggGGGACCTTTATGGGTCGATGTGATTTTAAAAATGCCTTCATCATTGAACTGTATCCGTCTTGTGAGAGGTGA